From one Branchiostoma floridae strain S238N-H82 chromosome 3, Bfl_VNyyK, whole genome shotgun sequence genomic stretch:
- the LOC118410909 gene encoding protocadherin-15-like isoform X7: protein MAGSTRTSFFTIQSVLVALVMSQAVDAQSRNDDCNILSTSELGQSPIEIIESVAETSPQGTLIDTLTFSAASINGLTLEYINNDPSDDATLLNPTSTSIVNGNLQLVLSAAGAVRVQERDGPGGVQQFSLTLRCRVNSNGHVVFHPIRVSVSDINDNRPIFTPANPAPTSISELIAVGTTVLRASATDRDIGASGNVQFFVQDNPSDPLADDFFEIPLPAQGFITLKTAVNYEAADNTDHQYLLVVTAEDQGTTQLTATQTFTINILDEDDLPPAFNPCVRASLSDPCNPVTYTGQVTSGVNSGAVSDVNPEPVNAFDQDRDLQQADQTDIKYAIVEGSPSTYADKFQIDENTGIVSVRQTINRVDAASFTLKIRAYQEDNPFRLATADMMITVNPSGNERPAFDQSNYVGYVFENAPTGTTVRDSSSAQTPLKIMLSDPDVLTKHQDGSPAVTIDVTTQPAGNDDKFSVTQGSSTREWYVLANGALDAETTNQYTLTITARETSGTNPQSSNPSVVTINIQDVNDNTPVFNGGTAGSSANPLTGAVSIPVADGTSVALTPGSPQCSDTDTGSTFSYSIDRVINGADNLFNINQNTGEITVASGAGLTDGTVYTVVIVCSDGLNERQGYVDITVTGTQNRRPTFPLQQYSTRLGEEAPVNGPVTAVTASDPDGNALSYSLGTGNTDNDFQINQNTGEITVRNQLDYERTPSYTLQVLATDNGSPPTTATATVQVDLTNGNDNSPTFTAPANPNQPIEIAEGGQNGDPVQSVQATDADGSGSAGITYSLLRGGDKFAINPTTGQLTRRAPLDRDDQREIPITVQAQDSGGRIALLDLTIQLSDINNKPPVFQDNEFARRPLSPPNAEYIVNVDENEPAMNIIDLEAADPDVGASVQYTRDSVTPTTGETLFTVNENTGVLSTTGPLDYEGVTTARYIVVILAEDMAQAAPHLNTRTSTATVTVNIQDKNDSPPTFDGTPYSFTVREDAAIGMSIGQLQATDADNPFWDQPQFTYSTYTDPAVQNSDAAAAMFAVDPMTGDVVTRRNLASDYANINQFPLLVRVSDEGPPVMSSTGTVTIEVTERGSANAVSFTQSQFTGTVAENAQAGTTVAFTRGIDISPSRSNVDYTIVSSQTTPATSEDTTGYFRVVRPANLNDPLILETTRALDYENVRQYLLTLRVSPSGTSGTTGRRKKRQLADNTALVQVNVEDVNDNAPMFDTPTYVTGVSEDADLFSSLVQVRASDRDSSPYNNFVYKIKTQPNGQLSPVARNFTVDSTTGVVRNLVPFRPGQVGKKFFFNVEADEAPAQSGGQTFTGDTSVVVVVVNDANRAVMVGNLPPDVCYSCKDNIKRTFQDVSGNYVLIERVDAKKDGSTLDYANCDVYFYMIRNGTFDALTRAQAISILEGSRTQVDQLWRTCDGVPTTDRARASAVAYHGVQYTGNTSYSGISDLQAALIALGVLLFLLALLALLWLCCCTRIRKRTGYQIPPPYEPPPAPEPPIMYEPEKKEYETQEGIATFGHDMADPPADKEVVITGEYNKGYEPADEAQVGTLSFPQGHDDMGPKYSIMDQQTTQL from the exons CTCAAAGTCGAAATG ATGACTGTAACATCCTGTCCACATCAGAGCTGGGGCAGTCACCTATCGAGATCATTGAGAGTGTGGCTGAAACATCACCACAAG GTACTCTGATTGACACACTGACCTTCTCAGCTGCAAGCATCAATGGCTTGACCTTGGAGTACATCAATAATGACCCTTCTGATGATGCAACCCTTCTCAACCCCACCAGCACCTCCATTGTGAATGGTAACCTTCAACTTGTGCTGTCTGCAGCAGGGGCAGTCAGAGTGCAGGAGAGAGAT ggtccTGGTGGTGTTCAGCAGTTCTCTCTCACCCTAAGGTGCAGGGTAAATAGTAATGGACATGTG GTTTTCCATCCTATCAGAGTGAGTGTCTCTGACATAAATGACAACAGGCCTATCTTCACCCCAGCCAATCCAGCACCGACCTCTATCAGTGAG TTGATAGCAGTTGGTACGACCGTACTTCGAGCATCAGCAACTGACAGGGACATTGGTGCCAGTGGCAATGTGCAGTTCTTTGTCCAGGACAATCCCAGCGACCCC CTGGCTGATGACTTCTTCGAGATCCCCCTGCCAGCTCAAGGCTTCATAACCCTGAAGACTGCAGTTAACTATGAAGCAGCTGATAACACAGACCACCAGTATCTGTTGGTGGTTACTGCAGAG GACCAGGGAACAACTCAGCTGACAGCAACTCAGACCTTCACCATCAACATCCTGGATGAGGACGACCTCCCCCCTGCCTTTAACCCCTGTGTCAGGGCCAGCCTGTCTGATCCATGCAACCCTGTCACTTACACTGGGCAGGTTACCAGTGGGGTGAAT AGCGGAGCTGTCTCCGATGTGAATCCAGAACCTGTCAATGCATTTGACCAAGATCGAGACCTTCAACAGGCAGATCAGACAGACATCAAGTACGCCATTGTTGAAG GAAGTCCATCTACATATGCAGACAAGTTCCAGATAGACGAGAACACAGGAATAGTGTCTGTACGGCAGACCATCAACCGTGTGGATGCAGCCAGCTTCACTCTTAAGATAAGG GCATACCAGGAGGACAACCCTTTCCGGCTTGCGACTGCTGACATGATGATCACAGTCAACCCATCTGGCAATGAGCGGCCTGCGTTTGACCAGTCCAACTATGTAGGCTATGTGTTTGAGAATGCCCCGACTGGTACTACAGTTCGAGACTCGTCATCTGCACAGACTCCCCTCAAGATCATGCTGTCTGACCCTGATGTACTG ACCAAGCACCAG GATGGCAGTCCTGCAGTGACCATAGATGTGACCACCCAGCCGGCAGGGAATGATGACAAGTTCAGCGTGACCCAGGGAAGCAGCACTCGGGAGTGGTATGTGCTGGCGAACGGAGCCTTGGACGCTGAGACCACTAACCAGTACACGCTTACG ATCACAGCACGTGAAACAAGTGGAACCAACCCTCAGTCCAGCAACCCTTCTGTTGTTACCATCAATATACAAGATGTCAATGACAACACCCCGGTGTTTAACGGTGGTACTGCAGGCTCTTCCGCTAACCCTCTCACAGGAGCTGTGAGCATTCCTGTGGCAGATGGCACTTCTGTAGCTTTAACTCCG GGATCACCCCAGTGTTCGGACACAGACACAGGCTCCACCTTCTCATACAGCATTGACCGAGTCATCAACGGTGCCGACAACCTTTTCAACATCAACCAGAACACAGGAGAAATCACAGTGGCTTCAGGGGCAGGCCTTACTGATGGGACAGTCTACACTGTTGTTATTGTGTGCTCTGATGGGCTGAA TGAACGTCAGGGCTATGTGGACATCACAGTGACTGGCACACAGAACAGGCGCCCCACCTTCcctctacaacagtacagcacCAGGCTGGGGGAGGAGGCACCTGTCAATGGCCCTGTCACTGCCGTTACC GCGAGTGACCCAGATGGTAACGCCCTGAGCTACAGTCTGGGGACAGGGAACACAGACAACGACTTTCAGATTAATCAGAACAC TGGAGAGATTACTGTTCGGAATCAACTGGACTATGAAAGGACTCCATCTTACACTCTTCAAGTCTTGGCTACTGAT AATGGGTCTCCTCCGACCACAGCCACTGCTACAGTACAGGTGGACCTGACCAATGGGAATGACAATTCCCCAACCTTCACTGCTCCAGCCAATCCTAACCAGCCCATTGAGATAGCAGAGGGAGGACAGAACGGAGATCCAGTACAATCTGTTCAG GCTACAGATGCAGATGGGTCTGGTTCTGCTGGCATCACCTACAGTCTGCTGAGGGGAGGAGACAA GTTTGCCATCAACCCCACAACAGGTCAGCTGACCAGGAGAGCACCGCTGGACCGAGATGACCAGAGGGAGATCCCCATCACAGTACAGGCACAAGACTCAGGGGGACGGATAGCACTACTGGACCTTACCATTCA ATTGAGTGATATCAACAACAAGCCTCCAGTGTTCCAGGACAATGAGTTTGCCAGACGTCCCCTGAGCCCCCCCAATGCTGAGTACATTGTGAATGTGGATGAGAATGAACCGGCCATGAACATCATTGACCTTGAG gCTGCAGATCCTGATGTTGGGGCAAGTGTGCAGTACACCAGGGACAGTGTCACTCCTACTACTGGGGAGACTCTGTTTACTGTGAATGAGAACACAGGTGTCCTGTCTACCACAG ggccaCTAGATTATGAAGGTGTTACCACAGCACGCTACATTGTGGTCATCCTGGCAGAGGACATGGCCCAGGCCGCCCCACACCTCAACACCAGGACATCAACAGCAACAGTCACTGTCAACATCCAG GACAAGAACGACTCCCCCCCAACCTTTGATGGGACTCCGTACAGTTTCACAGTTCGAGAAGACGCTGCTATTGGCATGTCTATAGGCCAGCTGCAAGCCACCGATGCAGATAATCCG TTCTGGGAT CAACCCCAGTTCACCTACAGCACGTACACAGACCCAGCTGTACAGAACTCGGACGCAGCAGCGGCCATGTTTGCTGTGGACCCGATGACAGGTGATGTTGTGACAAGGAGAAACTTGGCTAGTGACTATGCTAACATCAATCAATTCCCG TTGTTGGTTCGAGTCAGTGATGAGGGTCCACCAGTGATGAGCTCTACAGGGACAGTCACAATAGAAGTGACAGAGCGGGGCTCAGCTAACGCTGTATCCTTCACACAGAGTCAATTCAC AGGAACAGTGGCGGAGAATGCTCAGGCTGGGACCACAGTAGCTTTCACAAGGGGCATAGATATCTCACCGAGTCGGAGCAATGTGGACTACACAATTGTGTCTTCACAAACAACCCCTGCAA CCTCAGAAGACACCACAGGCTACTTCAGGGTTGTCCGCCCTGCCAACCTGAACGATCCCCTGATACTGGAGACCACACGGGCACTGGACTACGAGAACGTCCGACAGTACCTCCTGACCCTCCGAGTTTCACCCTCAGGAACCTCTGGTACCACAGGCCGTAGGAAAAAACGCCAGCTTGCAG ACAATACGGCGCTGGTTCAGGTTAATGTTGAGGATGTGAATGACAATGCTCCAATGTTTGATACTCCTACATATGTCACAG gtgtgtcagaggatgCCGATCTTTTCTCCTCTCTCGTCCAAGTTAGG GCTTCTGACCGAGACTCCAGTCCTTATAACAACTTTGTGTACAAAATCAAGACCCAGCCTAACGGACAGCTGTCCCCTGTTGCCAGAAACTTCACTGTAGACTCTACCACTG GTGTTGTGAGGAACCTGGTACCATTTAGGCCAGGCCAAGTGGGGAAGAAGTTCTTCTTCAATGTTGAGGCAGATGAAGCACCAGCTCAGAGTGGAGGACAAACCTTCACAGGGGACACCAGTGTCGTG GTTGTTGTGGTTAATGATGCAAATAGGGCTGTTATGGTCGGCAACCTGCCACCTGACGTGTGCTACAGCTGCAAAGACAACATCAAAAG AACTTTCCAGGATGTGTCTGGGAACTATGTACTGATTGAGAGGGTAGATGCCAAGAAAGATGGAAGCACTCTGGACTATGCCAACTGTGATGTTTACTTCTACATGATCAGGAATGGAACATTTGATGCTTTGACCAGAGCCCAAGCTATCAG CATCCTGGAAGGAAGCAGGACTCAGGTTGACCAGCTGTGGCGCACCTGTGATGGTGTTCCAACTACAGACAGGGCGAGAGCTTCTGCAGTGGCTTACCACGGGGTACAGTACACAGGCAACACCAGTTACAGCGGCATCTCAGACCTACAGGCTGCGCTGATCGCCCTGGGAGTACTGCTGTTCCTACTGGCTCTGCTGGCCTTACTGTGGCTGTGCTGCTGTACAAGGATCAG GAAGAGGACAGGCTACCAGATTCCACCACCCTATGAGCCACCACCTGCTCCTGAACCACCAATTATGTA TGAGCCAGAGAAGAAGGAATACGAGACGCAGGAGGGGATTGCGACCTTTGGACACGACATGGCGGATCCCCCCGCGGATAAGGAGGTGGTGATCACCGGAGAGTACAACAAGGGGTACGAGCCTGCTGACGAGGCACAAGTCGGCACTCTGTCCTTCCCTCAAGGTCATGACGATATGGGGCCAAA GTACTCCATTATGGACCAGCAGACCACCCAACTGTGA
- the LOC118410909 gene encoding protocadherin-15-like isoform X4: MVARKRILKLTVVLLGLISVLVHFAEGQDDCNILSTSELGQSPIEIIESVAETSPQGTLIDTLTFSAASINGLTLEYINNDPSDDATLLNPTSTSIVNGNLQLVLSAAGAVRVQERDGPGGVQQFSLTLRCRVNSNGHVVFHPIRVSVSDINDNRPIFTPANPAPTSISELIAVGTTVLRASATDRDIGASGNVQFFVQDNPSDPLADDFFEIPLPAQGFITLKTAVNYEAADNTDHQYLLVVTAEDQGTTQLTATQTFTINILDEDDLPPAFNPCVRASLSDPCNPVTYTGQVTSGVNSGAVSDVNPEPVNAFDQDRDLQQADQTDIKYAIVEGSPSTYADKFQIDENTGIVSVRQTINRVDAASFTLKIRAYQEDNPFRLATADMMITVNPSGNERPAFDQSNYVGYVFENAPTGTTVRDSSSAQTPLKIMLSDPDVLDGSPAVTIDVTTQPAGNDDKFSVTQGSSTREWYVLANGALDAETTNQYTLTITARETSGTNPQSSNPSVVTINIQDVNDNTPVFNGGTAGSSANPLTGAVSIPVADGTSVALTPGSPQCSDTDTGSTFSYSIDRVINGADNLFNINQNTGEITVASGAGLTDGTVYTVVIVCSDGLNERQGYVDITVTGTQNRRPTFPLQQYSTRLGEEAPVNGPVTAVTASDPDGNALSYSLGTGNTDNDFQINQNTGEITVRNQLDYERTPSYTLQVLATDNGSPPTTATATVQVDLTNGNDNSPTFTAPANPNQPIEIAEGGQNGDPVQSVQATDADGSGSAGITYSLLRGGDKFAINPTTGQLTRRAPLDRDDQREIPITVQAQDSGGRIALLDLTIQLSDINNKPPVFQDNEFARRPLSPPNAEYIVNVDENEPAMNIIDLEAADPDVGASVQYTRDSVTPTTGETLFTVNENTGVLSTTGPLDYEGVTTARYIVVILAEDMAQAAPHLNTRTSTATVTVNIQDKNDSPPTFDGTPYSFTVREDAAIGMSIGQLQATDADNPFWDQPQFTYSTYTDPAVQNSDAAAAMFAVDPMTGDVVTRRNLASDYANINQFPLLVRVSDEGPPVMSSTGTVTIEVTERGSANAVSFTQSQFTGTVAENAQAGTTVAFTRGIDISPSRSNVDYTIVSSQTTPATSEDTTGYFRVVRPANLNDPLILETTRALDYENVRQYLLTLRVSPSGTSGTTGRRKKRQLADNTALVQVNVEDVNDNAPMFDTPTYVTGVSEDADLFSSLVQVRASDRDSSPYNNFVYKIKTQPNGQLSPVARNFTVDSTTGVVRNLVPFRPGQVGKKFFFNVEADEAPAQSGGQTFTGDTSVVVVVVNDANRAVMVGNLPPDVCYSCKDNIKRTFQDVSGNYVLIERVDAKKDGSTLDYANCDVYFYMIRNGTFDALTRAQAISILEGSRTQVDQLWRTCDGVPTTDRARASAVAYHGVQYTGNTSYSGISDLQAALIALGVLLFLLALLALLWLCCCTRIRKRTGYQIPPPYEPPPAPEPPIMYEPEKKEYETQEGIATFGHDMADPPADKEVVITGEYNKGYEPADEAQVGTLSFPQGHDDMGPKYSIMDQQTTQL; this comes from the exons ATGACTGTAACATCCTGTCCACATCAGAGCTGGGGCAGTCACCTATCGAGATCATTGAGAGTGTGGCTGAAACATCACCACAAG GTACTCTGATTGACACACTGACCTTCTCAGCTGCAAGCATCAATGGCTTGACCTTGGAGTACATCAATAATGACCCTTCTGATGATGCAACCCTTCTCAACCCCACCAGCACCTCCATTGTGAATGGTAACCTTCAACTTGTGCTGTCTGCAGCAGGGGCAGTCAGAGTGCAGGAGAGAGAT ggtccTGGTGGTGTTCAGCAGTTCTCTCTCACCCTAAGGTGCAGGGTAAATAGTAATGGACATGTG GTTTTCCATCCTATCAGAGTGAGTGTCTCTGACATAAATGACAACAGGCCTATCTTCACCCCAGCCAATCCAGCACCGACCTCTATCAGTGAG TTGATAGCAGTTGGTACGACCGTACTTCGAGCATCAGCAACTGACAGGGACATTGGTGCCAGTGGCAATGTGCAGTTCTTTGTCCAGGACAATCCCAGCGACCCC CTGGCTGATGACTTCTTCGAGATCCCCCTGCCAGCTCAAGGCTTCATAACCCTGAAGACTGCAGTTAACTATGAAGCAGCTGATAACACAGACCACCAGTATCTGTTGGTGGTTACTGCAGAG GACCAGGGAACAACTCAGCTGACAGCAACTCAGACCTTCACCATCAACATCCTGGATGAGGACGACCTCCCCCCTGCCTTTAACCCCTGTGTCAGGGCCAGCCTGTCTGATCCATGCAACCCTGTCACTTACACTGGGCAGGTTACCAGTGGGGTGAAT AGCGGAGCTGTCTCCGATGTGAATCCAGAACCTGTCAATGCATTTGACCAAGATCGAGACCTTCAACAGGCAGATCAGACAGACATCAAGTACGCCATTGTTGAAG GAAGTCCATCTACATATGCAGACAAGTTCCAGATAGACGAGAACACAGGAATAGTGTCTGTACGGCAGACCATCAACCGTGTGGATGCAGCCAGCTTCACTCTTAAGATAAGG GCATACCAGGAGGACAACCCTTTCCGGCTTGCGACTGCTGACATGATGATCACAGTCAACCCATCTGGCAATGAGCGGCCTGCGTTTGACCAGTCCAACTATGTAGGCTATGTGTTTGAGAATGCCCCGACTGGTACTACAGTTCGAGACTCGTCATCTGCACAGACTCCCCTCAAGATCATGCTGTCTGACCCTGATGTACTG GATGGCAGTCCTGCAGTGACCATAGATGTGACCACCCAGCCGGCAGGGAATGATGACAAGTTCAGCGTGACCCAGGGAAGCAGCACTCGGGAGTGGTATGTGCTGGCGAACGGAGCCTTGGACGCTGAGACCACTAACCAGTACACGCTTACG ATCACAGCACGTGAAACAAGTGGAACCAACCCTCAGTCCAGCAACCCTTCTGTTGTTACCATCAATATACAAGATGTCAATGACAACACCCCGGTGTTTAACGGTGGTACTGCAGGCTCTTCCGCTAACCCTCTCACAGGAGCTGTGAGCATTCCTGTGGCAGATGGCACTTCTGTAGCTTTAACTCCG GGATCACCCCAGTGTTCGGACACAGACACAGGCTCCACCTTCTCATACAGCATTGACCGAGTCATCAACGGTGCCGACAACCTTTTCAACATCAACCAGAACACAGGAGAAATCACAGTGGCTTCAGGGGCAGGCCTTACTGATGGGACAGTCTACACTGTTGTTATTGTGTGCTCTGATGGGCTGAA TGAACGTCAGGGCTATGTGGACATCACAGTGACTGGCACACAGAACAGGCGCCCCACCTTCcctctacaacagtacagcacCAGGCTGGGGGAGGAGGCACCTGTCAATGGCCCTGTCACTGCCGTTACC GCGAGTGACCCAGATGGTAACGCCCTGAGCTACAGTCTGGGGACAGGGAACACAGACAACGACTTTCAGATTAATCAGAACAC TGGAGAGATTACTGTTCGGAATCAACTGGACTATGAAAGGACTCCATCTTACACTCTTCAAGTCTTGGCTACTGAT AATGGGTCTCCTCCGACCACAGCCACTGCTACAGTACAGGTGGACCTGACCAATGGGAATGACAATTCCCCAACCTTCACTGCTCCAGCCAATCCTAACCAGCCCATTGAGATAGCAGAGGGAGGACAGAACGGAGATCCAGTACAATCTGTTCAG GCTACAGATGCAGATGGGTCTGGTTCTGCTGGCATCACCTACAGTCTGCTGAGGGGAGGAGACAA GTTTGCCATCAACCCCACAACAGGTCAGCTGACCAGGAGAGCACCGCTGGACCGAGATGACCAGAGGGAGATCCCCATCACAGTACAGGCACAAGACTCAGGGGGACGGATAGCACTACTGGACCTTACCATTCA ATTGAGTGATATCAACAACAAGCCTCCAGTGTTCCAGGACAATGAGTTTGCCAGACGTCCCCTGAGCCCCCCCAATGCTGAGTACATTGTGAATGTGGATGAGAATGAACCGGCCATGAACATCATTGACCTTGAG gCTGCAGATCCTGATGTTGGGGCAAGTGTGCAGTACACCAGGGACAGTGTCACTCCTACTACTGGGGAGACTCTGTTTACTGTGAATGAGAACACAGGTGTCCTGTCTACCACAG ggccaCTAGATTATGAAGGTGTTACCACAGCACGCTACATTGTGGTCATCCTGGCAGAGGACATGGCCCAGGCCGCCCCACACCTCAACACCAGGACATCAACAGCAACAGTCACTGTCAACATCCAG GACAAGAACGACTCCCCCCCAACCTTTGATGGGACTCCGTACAGTTTCACAGTTCGAGAAGACGCTGCTATTGGCATGTCTATAGGCCAGCTGCAAGCCACCGATGCAGATAATCCG TTCTGGGAT CAACCCCAGTTCACCTACAGCACGTACACAGACCCAGCTGTACAGAACTCGGACGCAGCAGCGGCCATGTTTGCTGTGGACCCGATGACAGGTGATGTTGTGACAAGGAGAAACTTGGCTAGTGACTATGCTAACATCAATCAATTCCCG TTGTTGGTTCGAGTCAGTGATGAGGGTCCACCAGTGATGAGCTCTACAGGGACAGTCACAATAGAAGTGACAGAGCGGGGCTCAGCTAACGCTGTATCCTTCACACAGAGTCAATTCAC AGGAACAGTGGCGGAGAATGCTCAGGCTGGGACCACAGTAGCTTTCACAAGGGGCATAGATATCTCACCGAGTCGGAGCAATGTGGACTACACAATTGTGTCTTCACAAACAACCCCTGCAA CCTCAGAAGACACCACAGGCTACTTCAGGGTTGTCCGCCCTGCCAACCTGAACGATCCCCTGATACTGGAGACCACACGGGCACTGGACTACGAGAACGTCCGACAGTACCTCCTGACCCTCCGAGTTTCACCCTCAGGAACCTCTGGTACCACAGGCCGTAGGAAAAAACGCCAGCTTGCAG ACAATACGGCGCTGGTTCAGGTTAATGTTGAGGATGTGAATGACAATGCTCCAATGTTTGATACTCCTACATATGTCACAG gtgtgtcagaggatgCCGATCTTTTCTCCTCTCTCGTCCAAGTTAGG GCTTCTGACCGAGACTCCAGTCCTTATAACAACTTTGTGTACAAAATCAAGACCCAGCCTAACGGACAGCTGTCCCCTGTTGCCAGAAACTTCACTGTAGACTCTACCACTG GTGTTGTGAGGAACCTGGTACCATTTAGGCCAGGCCAAGTGGGGAAGAAGTTCTTCTTCAATGTTGAGGCAGATGAAGCACCAGCTCAGAGTGGAGGACAAACCTTCACAGGGGACACCAGTGTCGTG GTTGTTGTGGTTAATGATGCAAATAGGGCTGTTATGGTCGGCAACCTGCCACCTGACGTGTGCTACAGCTGCAAAGACAACATCAAAAG AACTTTCCAGGATGTGTCTGGGAACTATGTACTGATTGAGAGGGTAGATGCCAAGAAAGATGGAAGCACTCTGGACTATGCCAACTGTGATGTTTACTTCTACATGATCAGGAATGGAACATTTGATGCTTTGACCAGAGCCCAAGCTATCAG CATCCTGGAAGGAAGCAGGACTCAGGTTGACCAGCTGTGGCGCACCTGTGATGGTGTTCCAACTACAGACAGGGCGAGAGCTTCTGCAGTGGCTTACCACGGGGTACAGTACACAGGCAACACCAGTTACAGCGGCATCTCAGACCTACAGGCTGCGCTGATCGCCCTGGGAGTACTGCTGTTCCTACTGGCTCTGCTGGCCTTACTGTGGCTGTGCTGCTGTACAAGGATCAG GAAGAGGACAGGCTACCAGATTCCACCACCCTATGAGCCACCACCTGCTCCTGAACCACCAATTATGTA TGAGCCAGAGAAGAAGGAATACGAGACGCAGGAGGGGATTGCGACCTTTGGACACGACATGGCGGATCCCCCCGCGGATAAGGAGGTGGTGATCACCGGAGAGTACAACAAGGGGTACGAGCCTGCTGACGAGGCACAAGTCGGCACTCTGTCCTTCCCTCAAGGTCATGACGATATGGGGCCAAA GTACTCCATTATGGACCAGCAGACCACCCAACTGTGA